CCATCTGCCCATGCCACCCATGTGCCCATCTGCCCGATACCTCAGTCTCCGTGTATAGCGAAAAAGTAAACACTAACATGCGAGGCAGCCAAATGGTCCTCCGGTCAGGCTTAACAAGGGGTGGGGATGGACTCCGGATGGGTttggttgggttgggttggtttggtttggtttggggATTGTGTTGTTttagggaaatggaaaagagTCTGACCTTTGCCGGCTGCATGGGAGAAGTAACCCAAGAAACCACAAGTGTGACTACATTTGTTTTGATAAAAGCTATATAATGattttatcatatttatatattcaatataaTATAAACTATAATAGCATAAATGTGCTTTGAACATCTTATCTTTAGACCAACATTTCCGTACACAAACTTGTTAATGAGATTGTGAATGCATTGCATTTCAGAACAGCTTCTATGAAGCTCAGGGTTTTTGCACAGCAACAGCTGCTCTACCACTTATACAGTCTCTTTAATTTTGTAGATAGTAACAAACttcttataaataattaaaacttaGTCAACGAATAATTTGGCTAAgtgcaaaaaccaaaaacacttAAAAAGCTTTGAGCATATTGTTGAAATCCAGCATCTGGCGATTGCTTTTCGACTGCATTCATTTCCACAGGGAAAGTACATAAGAATGATCTTTCCATTCTTTCTTAGTTTTATCATGGTCCTGAACGAAGTACTGACCAGATGCACCTCATCCACTTTGGTAACTATAACTGGCACCACACACACAAGAACCCATTAATCAACTGTTACTAGTCGCTCATCAAATTATCtattcaattaaatacaatagtTTAAGCTAATGGAAATCTACTAGTTTTAGTAATACCAAAATAAAtcccataaaaacaaattataagttAGCTACCCAAAATATAATGTATTAAGTAATCTCCACCCTTTTTGTGCAATTTATCCAATGTTTTTAACAGTTGCTTCTGCACTTTCtgtgtttaatttaatttttgcagTTCCCTTTCAGTCCAATTAATGCGAAGTCTCCGCCGTTGGCCAAGAGCTGTTCCACTTTCGGCTGGAACTAACCTAATTGAGAAACAGTCAGCCAGCAGGCAGAGTGTCCCAACTATTGGCAATTTGGCTTTGAGCCGACGCGACCATTAGTTGTGCAAACAATCAGGGCTCTTTGGctgctttatttttattcgcacCCTCTCCCACTCGTTAATGCTGAAATTTTTTTCGACCAGCCTTGGCTTGGCCTAATGGCTTTGCCAACAACAAAGCCAAAGACTTGTTTGGTGCGAGGCCTGGGAAAACAACAAAGGGCCAACACACTCGCCGACTGGCATTCCTTACTTATGCATGGTAATGCATCAAATATTACACAATGTTCCCTTCAAGTTCTTGGCCAACGTCGCCGCCTTCATTTTCTCCTCCTTTTCGCTGGCTCTGAAAATCACTACTGTGTATGTTTGAGGATATGTATGGGAAATCCTTTCCAGCTCCTTTCGACAGACATTCTCTGGTATTAGTTGTCGGGATTAGACTCGGCTTAAAGCCACGCCAGCTTGGAATAGGCTTAGTACACTTTTTACTGGCCCTTAATAAGAGGTAAGCCAGATGGATGGGTTTATTCCTCGTAAGCCCAGGTAGGCGGCTCAACATGACTTATGGCTCAAAGTCCACAGTGACCACATTATCCTCGAGAGTGTAGGAACCTTAATAGTTTCGAGAAGATTGAGTTCAGGATTTTAATGATTACTttataaagtaaagtaaaattctaaaataaaaggGGTGGGCAAATATAATTACTTGTATTGATTATTAAAGTAAGATAAGTTTAGCTCCAtcttaaatggaaaattatagATTTAAATGGCGCGACGGAATAGTTTGACATATTTCTCCCCTTTTAACTGCTCCTAAACAGCCTTCATTACCAGGCGGCgcacatttaattttcattaggTTTTATATTTCCCTCCATCGAGTCGgactaaaagtatgcaataaaagCACACATTTCAATTGTAATTTGTCTTCATTATCAACTCGTACACGATGCAATATTTAATAAGGCGCTCGCGAAGTAGGCAAGGAAGTATTTCTTAATAAGAAAATTCTTTTGATGTCCAGGGACCAAAAGCAATTTGTACCGCCCGAAAGACCCCGTAGAAGGTCGCGGCCAGAATGCCAGAATGCTAGAATGCCAGATGTGTCCCACCCACACCAtccgtctctctctctctctctctctctttccccactcgccgtctctttcgcaccGAGCTAGTGTAGGCGTTACTCGGGGCGGGAATTTAATGAATGTGAAGGGGACTTGAGTGTGAACACGACTACGATTCGCAATGCAAGTGCAGTCGAGAATGTGGGTCAGAGTTTACCTTCATTATATTGTTGAAGTCATCGAATGCATAAGCCTCGGCAACCGACACATCGCTGCCCTGGTGGATCGCatgaaaatcaaattgttAGCCATTAAATCGAGTTCACTTCAACGACAATCCGAAGTGCGCGCTGAATGATTCGCTTAAAACATAAACGTAAAATACACATCAAACCAAACACAACCAAACCAAGCACACATGCATGCACGAATCATACCGCACaaaaaaattccaatttattCGCATGCCAAATATCTGTATATGGATATACTacatgtgcatatatatacatatatatatatatatatagcgcACATATCTTTATGGAACACGTGTTTTCACATATCGCTGTGGGAAATGCGAGCCCGAGCTCAGTGGTTGTCTGAGTTTTCCTCGTCTTTTTATCGTTTTGCCCGTCAATATCCGAGATACGAACGCGCACAgtgtttgctttttattgTTCCGCCAAAGCAGCGGGGAGTTGAGAGTCCGCCAGGCGTCGAAATCGAATCCATTTAAGACACATccatcgcacacacactcacccaTTGGGAGGGAGGCCCAGGAGATGGACTAAGCGGGGTCTCGATGGGGTTTTGGCGATTCACCTTGATTGCCTGCGAGCCACAATGGCTGAGGAGCAGCACTGGGCTATGCAACAGTTATTGCATAACTTGTGCGGggtggcgtatgcgtgatgcCCGTTGTCCATACGCCGTGTGAGCCCAGCCCACCGTCTTTTCTACAACTCTCCAAATATCCAGTGATTGACCATCAGTAGTCATTGCTTTTGAAATTTATCTAATTATGGTTTTCCGCACCACGATTTCTCATCACACCCGCacaatgtttaatttaattgggTCAATTGAGAGTGGGATTGAGTTAAGCGTTCGAGCGAATGGCTTCCGGGCCAATTtgaaattccaatgcagacaTAATTGTCGGCCCAGAGTGTCGGAGAACTCGTAGGGCTCCCCAGGGCCAagtgctgcactgccagctgCAGCTGACATTGATTTCTGTTATCTCACGAGGGGGTGACATTCTTATTGGATGCCTCAGCTGGCCCAGCTGCCACGAAGGGAGTAGCTCAAGGATCAGAAGAAGGAGGAGGCACAGGCGGAGCCGGTCCAAGGCCAGATGCCAGATGCGAGGCGCTGCCACCACATGCCGTGCATACTAAGCGGCGATTAagtggatgcggatgcggctGTGCCCGGAGCAGGACCCATAAATCCATCGCCCCCTTATCCTTATCGCTATGTGTGGGTGCTGTGTAATTAAAGGCCGTTCGCGCCGCATATTGATTTTGTTATCTCGAGCATTTTTGGCGGCCACCTCCTTGGGGTGCCTAATTAAATCTTGGGGGATCTCGGACAAACTTTCACGCCCGTCAAAGGTCAGCGGTTAGACAATAAATAGCCGAGTCCTTGGGGCCACAGGCGATTCAATTGCTTGTCATCAATCATAGCATGTTGTGAATTGTGCTTTGGATAATCACTCAATCAGGACACGATTCGGTAGTTTCCATGTATCATTGTCTAAGTCTCGGTcggatgggaatgggaatgggaatggggatggggatgcgGTTCCACGGGTGctgaaaacaaattgatttaaCAGTCCTTCTACGAGTTGCGGGCCACGATTTCAAGTGTGTGTTACTGCGTTTGTGCACACCGACAGACACGCAAGCCAATTCGAGCAGTTTGGCGGAATGGAATTCATAACGAGCTTAAGGGATTATCGGGCTTTACCCGACCCGTCGCCAGATCCCGAAATCCCAGTGAAATCCCCTTGACCAGATTTATATGCAAATGTAGGCGGGCCATTTATTAGGCCATGATTGATCGACGAGCCATATTGTGTCTTAACAATTCATTGGGCAGCCAAGGAATCGGACACACATTTTCATGTGTCGTCAAATCTGTTGTGGCTGTCGacttggaaaatttaatttgcttcaCAAAGCAAACTTAATCTCCATCGATTACGTTTTCATAGTCACATTCAGTCAACGTGCGcaataattttcaaatgaCAGCACAAATCATATACTTGTGCTCTACTTCTAAAATGTCAcaatttaaaacatttgacaAGGCATGAAGTGGAATAATTTTCGgattaaacttaaaatttgcAACTACAATGATTGCCAAATTCTAGATAAAGTTTCAAATTATCTAAAGGGGATAACAAAAAGTTTCAATTGTGCTTGGCGCACAGACTAATGGGAtcattttaacttttaattctattaaaatataaagaaGAGTTGCTATGTTATGCAAATATAGATACAAtaggaaataaatatttttcaaatttaacaaatgTCCCAATGACAAATAAAAggatttttgtaatttttttcaaGAGTATGAGAAACCTGGTGAAAGTGGAAGTTGTTCCGAATGGAACAACTGGGCACCGCTGAGAACCCCGACTTCTGCCACAATCCCGGTCATTATGCACTCAGTGGGCAGCTGGCCAATCAGTCAGTTCGTGTGGCTGCAATTAGTCGGAGTTCCTGCGGCTGGGAAGTGTGCAATTAGGGTGCTGCAAGGAAGTGCTCGAGTTGTGGGTGCTCTCAGTGATTCGGGGCGAGGACTCGAGAAACAGGCGCTTCTGAGACTCAAACTAAGTGCATGTAATTGGGGGCCAACTCACCTGGCGCTGCAGGATATAGCTGAATTCCGTGGCGGTGTTGCGTCGACTGTCGTTCATGTTCATGTTCATGTTGCTTGGTCGGGTTGCTTctgcttttgccttttgcctttgGTCCAACTTTGCTAGTAGTGAAAGTTGTAACAGCCACTGGCTTCTTTATAGTTCAGTTCGTTTAGTtagttttggttttgatttcgttttcaGTTTAGTTTTAGCTCTGGTTTCGGTTTAGTTTAGGTGGGTAGTTGGCTGGCCATAAGCAGTAGCTGAATAAATATGTGTACCAGCATCCGCCTGCAAGCATATAAGCAAATTTTCAACTGAAATAAGATAAAAGGAGCGGGGAAATACAAATTGGCCGCAGGCACAACACAGTTTTAGTTTTCTTGTTAATTATGAAGAGTTATACAAGAACTGGAGCACATCACTTTCTAGCACTGTCACTGAACGGCAAACAAACGAAACGAGCACGGGATTATTATCTAGTTATCTAGTTTGGAATGTTGTGTAAGAATTCGTTAGTTTCCTATTCgggttttttgttattttgaatttttttatgCTGTGCATTTCTCAATGGAGTTTTGCATCGGCTAACCGATTTGTCGGATGTTCGATGCGATTCGGTTGCTTCGACGCTTTCGATGAGACTGcagcaatgaaaatatattgcGAAACTCTCAACAAGGATACCGTTAGCGTTGTCCTGTCGCCGTCGCGCCGCTGCCGAAGTTCTGCTCCCTCTCCGCCCTCGCTCTCCACGCGTCGCCGtcgttttctttttcgctCATTAtgctgtcgttgttgttgctgtctgaCTTTGAAATCGCCACACATTCACAagtgcacacacacgcacacgaacTGCGCTCTCACAATAACAAAACAGAAGCCGGAAACGAAAGCGAAAGTTGCCACTCCGTCGGGTCAGCTGTTTGGTCCTAAAAGCTCGCTCCCAAGCCAAGCTTTCCATCCCACTCAACAGTAGTCTGGCAGCACCGCCTCTTCATTCATTGGGAATGCGAGAGAAAGCCGGAGAGCGAGAAAGTGAGCACGTGGTTGCAAAGCTTACGCCGCACAGTGGGCCGAAAACTTCCATTTATATGCATATTAGGAAACTTTGTTAGAAAAATCTTACTATtagaaatattagtattgATGTTTTACTATTAGTTACGAcgtaatttaaaatacaatttttatacCTTCccctaaaaaatatatattcaaatttccTTTAAAAAATCATAGTACCACGTAACACGTCTGCAACCGATATCTTTGAGAAGTACTACCACAACTGATTTTAGCGGCATAGACTTTAATTTACTTACGAGTAAACACAACTAACAACTTTCTATCCACTTTCTAACGCCAAGGCACCACTCTGTAATCCTGCAGTGCCTCGTCGTATGTGTAACTGATGTCCAGCTCGGAGTGGAGTACTACCTCGGCATCCAGCAAGCGACGCACTATCATCGCGGTACGCGAGTCAAAGTGGTTGCCATACAAGGTTAGTTTTTCCAGCTTGCACTGTTTCTTCATGGCCAGAAGGATGAGATTCACTGCCGTCGGACCCATGTCGTTGTAGTTCAAGTGCAGGACCTGCAGTCTGCGGCACGAGGCCAGGTACTTGGCCACCCACTCGCCGCCGTGCGTACCAATCGAGCAGTAGCTCAGGTCCAGCAACTCCAGATTGCCACCCATGGACATTCCACGCAGCAGAAAGAAGGCTCCATCCGGACCGATCTTGTTGCAGGCGATTCGCAGGCGCCGAAATTTCGAGTTGGTCCGTGCCAGGTGCTCGGCAATGGGAATCATGTCCTGGGCGGTCAGTTCGCAGTGCTCCAGCGAAAGAGCCCAGAGTGTATTCTGCATCAGCAGCGAGCTCAGCACGGATGAAATTTTCTCCGTGTCCAGGCTGAGGCTCATCCCCAGCAGCCGGTTGGCGCTCAAGCGTCGCACTCCAGGCGACTTATACACTCCGTCCGCGATCAGAGCGAAGTTGAACTGTGTCAGGCTGCAGCTGGACACGTTGAGCCTGCGCAGAGTCTTGCTTACCAGCAGGAATTCTCGCAGGATGCGCACGTCTTCATCGGTGAGGGGTGTTCCTGGATGTATAGAGAAAGAGTGAGTTAAGCATGTAGCCCAAAGGGACGAGTACCTTGAACTCCACATTAGTTACCTTCCAAGCTGAGCTGGCTAACATTCATCTTGGCCGCATTGAGACGCAGCATCACGAAGAACTCCCGAGGAAACCGCATCAGTCGCAGCTCGATGTACCAAACGGGGAGCAGCGAGCGGACAAAGTCCTTCAGCAAGCCCGCATCCCAGTTGCTGACAACCAAGCTGGAAATTTGGACAGACAACTGGGGACGCCGCAGCAGATAGTTAACGATGATCCGCAAGTCACGGATGCAGTGGTACCTCCGACCAATCCGTTCCTCGAACGTGAGTCGCTTGAACTGGAACTGGCGGTAGGGTCTCTTATCGTACTCCCGCTGCCAACAGTAGAGCAAAAGGATCGTGAAGAGGCGGCTCTTCTCCGCCGCAGGACTCGGACATTCCTTTGGATTATACTCGCATGGGAGGAGCACGTCGCACATCCTGAACTCTATCGTGTATAAGATCAAtaattaaactatttaaaagtTATTGTGAATTTATGACAACTGAGCCAGCGCAGATTGTGTGTGAAAGTAAATCGATAAGTATTTAAAGGCTATTTATATGCTGCATACTTTTTAGCTGAAGTGTCAAGAGAATCTATGTAAAATACAAACTTTGTGTGTGCTATTTACACCTTCCACtactagcggcaattcatttaaacatttaaacacatttaaaacacattttattttaaatattaagttgcttgtaatattttatttgaaataacTAAGTAcgcatttatttacataaaataGTCCTTTTTGTATGGTATGAAAACCTAGAACTAGTATGAATAAAAGTTAGTGGTATTACTTCTTTGAAATGCTCATTAATGAAACAAACTTAttcaaaatgtatatttctATTTGAATAGAGTTTTGTATTGATTTACTCAGCAAAATACGCCAAAAGTTGCTCCCGGCTTT
The sequence above is drawn from the Drosophila melanogaster chromosome 2R genome and encodes:
- the CG8197 gene encoding uncharacterized protein, isoform B, translating into MCDVLLPCEYNPKECPSPAAEKSRLFTILLLYCWQREYDKRPYRQFQFKRLTFEERIGRRYHCIRDLRIIVNYLLRRPQLSVQISSLVVSNWDAGLLKDFVRSLLPVWYIELRLMRFPREFFVMLRLNAAKMNVSQLSLEGTPLTDEDVRILREFLLVSKTLRRLNVSSCSLTQFNFALIADGVYKSPGVRRLSANRLLGMSLSLDTEKISSVLSSLLMQNTLWALSLEHCELTAQDMIPIAEHLARTNSKFRRLRIACNKIGPDGAFFLLRGMSMGGNLELLDLSYCSIGTHGGEWVAKYLASCRRLQVLHLNYNDMGPTAVNLILLAMKKQCKLEKLTLYGNHFDSRTAMIVRRLLDAEVVLHSELDISYTYDEALQDYRVVPWR